The Loxodonta africana isolate mLoxAfr1 chromosome 18, mLoxAfr1.hap2, whole genome shotgun sequence genome includes the window AGTGAGCCCTGGGACTACCTCTTGCAGTTGGTCCGTCCGTCCATGGAGTGCACACAATGCTGGACTAGACCCCGTGCTAGGGTCTGGAGACACAGCATGAATAAGACATGCCCTGCCTAgaaggagcttacagtctaacGGAGGAGCTTGAGGATTAACGGTCTCTGTGCAGTGTGAGGAGGGGTGGGAGCGCAGGGGGCTAGGGTGCACTCAGGGGAGCCCCTGGACTTCACTGGGCTGAGGTGTACGTGGTGAGGGGAGGGTGCTGGGAGACAAGGCTCAAGAGGTCCACTGTGGCCAGAGGAGGAAAGGCCTTCTGAACCACCCCAAGAAGTGAGGCCTTTACCCCCAGGGCTGGGAAGCCAAGGCCCTACCTTTGCTGGGGAAAGGACCTCTCCAGCTGTCCTGTAGAAAATGCTTCCATAGAGCCAGTCTGTGGACAGGAGAACAGTGAAGAGGAGGAAATCCAGGCTCTAGATGGTGGGGGTGGGACTGTGTTTCCTACCACGCATTGAGCGCACCCTGTGAGTCAGGTACTTTGcttacccccaccccccaaattaTCTCACATAATCTTCAAAGCAATCCCATGAGGTAAGTACTTATCTCCCATTTGATGGATGAGAACACCAAGGCTCAAAGTAAAGTGACTTCCCTAAGGTCAAGCAGTTAGAAAGTTGTAAACAGGGACTTCAGCCCAGACTGGTGTGATGACAGAGTGTAGACATATTAGGAAGCAAGCAAACGAGAGCCCGGATGGACTGACATGAGGGAGAGACACTCGGAGGGTGAAACCTGGGTTTCGTCACACAGGAGCAGCTGCAGATTTGGGGCAGGGTGATGACCTTTGGGGCCCATACCTGTGGGACCCTGAGGCTCTTGGACTAGTGTCTCCTCAGCCTGTTGCTGAGACACAGACAGAGATGGCAAGAGGGCAGGGCAGCTGCCCTCAGCAGACCGGCCTTCTGCAGTATGCCGCTCTGTCCCTGAGCCTGTGGGCAGCTGCTCACCTGGGGCCCATCTCGCTCCCAGTTCCCATGGCAAACACTAACACTTGGGCCCAAATTAACATACTGTTCTCACTCCCTCCACCTCTTCCTGTCCATGGTGGAAATCTCAGCTAGacccagtttcttttttcttgttaccACAACATATAGGCAAACTTCAAAACCAAACAATTAAGACATAAAAGTGTATCCTAGGGTAAGTTCACAAACAAGGAACTTTTCCATGTTCCTCTCTGACAGTGGCCCCCATGGCAGTGACTGTGCCTGGCCCCATGGAGGCCTCCTCCCAATTCTTTCTTTATGCGAGGTGGCTTGTACACGCATAGCTGTTTAGGTAATACATCCTGCCAGCTCCAGGCCGAACTCTTGGCTGCCCGCTGGAGACCCTGTTTGGACCAGGCCAGAGGTCTGGCTCCTGTaaccttccttttctcttctccAGGCACCTGGCAGGCTGATGACAACACTGTCAGTCGGAGGAACACCCGGCACCGGCGCTTATCATCCAGCAGCCTGGAGGACCCCGAGGACAGGCCCTGTGTGTGGGGTCCGTTAGCTGTCTGAAGAGCCCCAGGCCCTGTACCAGGGCTCCCCTGCTGTCCTCGAAGTCCGTCCTGTCCTCACCAGGTCACTGGGCTCCTGGGCTTCCTCATCAAGACATGTGTCGACTCATCCtcacgtgaaagctggatggtTAGGCCAGCCTGCTCCTTCTCCCAGCTTCGCCTCCTCCTATAACCATGGCCCTTTCCCTTGCAGAGGGACTAGAAGCCCTGCTTTCTCCTGTGGGCTGAAGTCACTCAAACTGTGGCTTTTGGGACCCTTTGTGGACTCTCCAGACGTCTCTGATCTTCTGGTGGAGCTGGTTGTTTCTTGTGCACCGTTTTTCTTCCCTTGGGGGTAAGCCCAGAAGACTCAGAGTTTTGGCGGCTTCCGTACAAACACCCATCTGGCATTTTTGGTCTCTGGAACATCAGAAACAATCCAAAACTTCAGTTTGGGTGGGGTTGGGGATGACTCCAGTGAGAAGAGAGCAGCCACATTGCACCATATGTGGAGCCTCCCTCAAAGAGCACTGGGAGCTCCTTCCTCAAGAGCTGTGGTGgccaccaaaaggttggttgaaAAAATAGTTCCTCCTCCTAATACCAGAGCTTATCTCCCTTGGCCTTGGTGCCTGTCTGCTTAGGAGGACCTTGAATCTGAGGTCAAGATGATGACCCTTAAGAAGGACCCTTATGATCAGGTGCGTTCACAAATGGCTGGGAATCCATTTCAAGATACACGTCTTCTGACcacttctgtgtgccaggcactggtagGCACTATCATATATTAGCACTTTCGTCTTAACCACAGCCCTGTGAGGTGGGAGTATTATCCCTATTGCCCCTATCTCCACCCTCTGTTAATAGTTGAAGGAATAGGCTTCCAGCAGTATAGACCTGTGATTCTCAAATCAGTGCCCAGGAATCCCAAAGGAAGTGGTGGAGAGCCTGTGCTAAATCCAGGCAGCAGCCTGGGGCCAGTGGCTGTGGTCTGGGAACTGCATGGCTGAGGCCAGGGCCTTCACCTGGGGGACCCCCTCTCCCTACAAGTtttcctctcctgccttccagatCCACTGAACCCGATGGGTGGAGAGGTTGAGTCCCTACTGCTCAAGGAGCCTTCCACAGGCACATTATTTGAGAGATTTAGACATAGTGTCCTTGAAATCATGTGTCCTCACCCTACCCCACCCCAGTGGAATAAACCATATAAACCAAAGCCTTGAAAAAGCAAGGCTAGACGAAGCGGAGTCACTCCCTTCCCAACCCTGGTGTTATCAGTGAAGCCCACTAGCTCTTGGAGAGATACTTTGTCCACAGGCTTTTGGAAGATGGTGTTATTTAGTGGTGCATGAGATTATTTGAGAAGCAAAGTTAGATTCAGCAATTCCTTGTGAGGCTGAGGTGTGGATCCTCTTAGTATTGGGCACTGTTACCCTAGAAAACCTTTGCCAGGCTTTTTCCGAGAGTCTTCCTCAAAAAGAGCCCAGCGCCCAGGGGACCCTTTGTACCTTGTGTGTGGCTGCAGCCCTGGAGGGAGGGAATGGCCTACACTGCCCTGGTCAAAAATGGGAGGACTGTTGTCCCGACTGAGATGTGACATAGCCAACCCTGGATCGGAGCAGCTGCCTGGAGTTTCACGTCCACCCTCTCTGGAATACCTCAGTAGACTCTGCCGTTGAGGCTTCACTTAATCTTCTTTATTTCCGTCAACATTTTACAGTCCCTTTTGTATTTAACCAGGATAAGTTGAGCAATAACCCCATTTCTGATTTCCTTGAAGTTGGAGTCCCAGAAGCACCAGGCAGTGGGGAGCTTCCCTGAGCCTGGGGCAAGGCACACAGACCCGCCTCCCCTCCCTGCAGGTAGTATTCACAGTGTGGTGTGACCTAGGAGGATCCCAAGGAGAAGCTGAGATGAAGGAGAGTCAAATAAACAGTAGCCACAGGGCCAGGAACCCTAGGAGGAAGCAATTATCGTCACCCCTTCCTTGAGGATCTGGGTCCTTCCTCACGGGATGTGCTTGGCCCTCTCCCAGGACAATCATCAGAAAGGTCCCTGAAGGctctacactgttggtgggactgtaaaatggtataaccactatgaaAAATATGGCacctcctcaaaaagctagaaatagaaataccttatccagcaattccactcctaggtataagagcagtgacacgaatagatatatgcacacctcagcattattcacaatagcaaaacgatggaaacagcctaagtgcccatcaagggataaaaggataaattgtggtacatacgcacaatgccatactacacaactataaagaataatgacgacTCTGaagcattttataacatggatgaatctggaggacactatgctgagtgaaataattcaatcacaaaaggacaaatatatggcATCCCATGAAAAATCAAGAACAGGTATACCCACAGAAAACAATGTGCTTTGCTGGttactgggggagggagggggaaccactttctagatagtaaccaaaaaaaaagaaaagaaaccgctgctggcaagtcgattcctactcatagcgaccctataggacagtagaaccgtcccatagggtttctaaggagcagctggtggattcaaactgccaaccgcttagaagccaagctcttaaccactgtgccaccagggctccttctagataGTAAAAACACTGGtaatttttggtgatgggaaaggcagtacccaatatgggtgaagtctgcacttgtccaaggtaaatgaagacactaagaagtacctaagaataagggacaatttcAGTAAAAGATCCCTGAAGGAATCTTAGGGGGAGCCTGGCCTTGGGCCCACTCCTCCTCCTCAGCCCTTAGTAGCAGATAGACACACCTGGGTTAGAAGTGGCTGGTTGATCCTTGTTTCTCAGtttctatttcctctttctttttttaacctcgTTTTCATGTAGCTCTTTGGCAAGCAGAACATCCCATGCAAAGGGCCTGTCCCCTAGTCAGCCTGATGGGGACCAGGCCAGAGCCCACCCTATTGTCCCAGTCCTTCATCTGCAGGGACACAGTCAtgtcaaaagcagatcaccagagaAAATGGGGTGGGCTTGGCTTCTAACTGGAGGATACCCATGACCTGACCACAAAGGCCAGGGGCTCCTTCCTGCCCCTCTCTGATGGAGCAAGTGACCCCACCAAACCACTGTTTTCCCTTCTACCCAGTTCCACCAAACCAGAGTTTACACCcacactgggggggggggggcgtctCCTGGGCACACACCCGCACACAAAAGCTGCCTCACCAGGGAGTTAGGATCCTGACCACCTGTATCTGGCATGCTGGTTGCTCATtctgtgcaggtgtgtgtgtgtgtgtgtgcgccacCATGCATCCCTTACTCCCTGGAGGATGCTCATGGGCACACTACAGTGGGGACATCAAGGACGTAATATTTATGTATTGCTGCATGATTctcaaaaatgaataaaagtgCTTACAAGGGAAGGAGAGCTGCTAACTGGGAAGGTGGCTTATTTGTGAACCGTTCTGTCTGGTTTTCTCCGgtgttctttgtattttttattcaAGAGACTCTAAAGGTGAAGGAGTGGAGAGAGCAAGAGGTAGGGAAGACATGCTCCAGGGTGGAAGTTACCTGGCCATTCCCTGGGTTTCTCGGGTTTTCTGGGCAGCATCTTCtggctcccccctcccccagctgctctgcagaggcCAGAGAAAGGCGCCCCACCCCACGCCCTCTGCAGCCGCCTTAAACCGGAGAACTGCCGACACGCAGCCCCTCAATAATTAAAGAGCGGGGAAGTCAGTAACAGGAGGGAGGCCAGGGCAAGGGAGGGGGGCTGGCCACAGTCCCTGGTATCCCTTTACCCCTTAGTCCCTATTGCTTAAAGGTAGGTGAAATTAATGGGGCAAATGACCCCGCTAAGACAACTTGGCAGCCCGTGGCTTTTCTGAGTCTCCCCTGCCGGCTCTGCTTCCTCAGCtacctgggaaggggagagagCACTTCCGCAGAAACCTCTGGAATGTCAGCTCCTGGGATTGGATAGGAGTGGGTAGGGAGCCGCTTACCGGGAGACACTGGTTGCCCTACCCGCCTCGGTGTGACATATCTGCGGGCATGAGCGGCAGGCGGCATCGTCGGGCACCAGAGACGACATTCGGGGTCGGGAGAGAGGGAAGGCCGCGGAAACATGAGAAAGTGCCACTCGCGGCCCAGAAGCGAGGAAAGAAAACCCCGAGGATACGGTTCCCGAGCCTGAGCCTCGCGTCGCCCTCGCGCCCGGCTTGGTCCCAGGCGCCGCCGACACCCAGGGCGGGCGGTCGGGCGGCGGCGGTTCGCGGCCTCCGGCGGGAGCTCGGGGCCCGCGGGCGGGAAGGCGCGGCGCCGGGCGCGGGGGGCTGGGCGGGCGGGAGAGCGCGGCCGGAGGAGGGAGGTCGTGGAGAGTTACCGCCAGAGAGCGTGGCAAGTGCAGATCTCCTAGGAGACGTGCTGGCCAATGGAAACAGCGGAAGCTGTTTATGGGGGCGGAGCGTCGCCATGGCAGCAGGAGAAGCCTTTCGGAGCGGCTACTTAATGCAGGTCCCGGGGCCGCGGGCGCTCAGTGAGGCGCCGTCGGGCGGGGGTACGACGAGGGGCGCTGACCGGGCCCTCGAGCTGGGGGCGGAGAGCCACAGGGGGTGGGAGGAACTTCTTCCAGAACCTTCCTTTGGCCCGGGCTGCGCTCTGAGCCAGGTAAGGGACTGGGAGGGCTGTGGACCAAGGGCAGGGAGGTCGTCTGTACCAAGCCCGCTCTCCCATCCGTCCCCGACGAAAGTGGGGATCCCAGGGGCTGACATTTGGGGAGTTAGGGTAACTCACCGCTCGCTCCCCCGTAACTCTATGCTGTTGCCGTCCTTTCCCGGGACCCCCTCATTCTAATGTCACTTTTCAAGGATCTGACGACCTCCCACTCCCTGCCCCGTCATAATTGCTTTCGCTTCGCTCAATTTCCATTTGTTGGGGAGGGTACAGATTTCCCGCTCTTCTGGAAAAAGGGGTGCCCCTACCCTCTTCCCACATTTGGCCAATAAAGTCTCCTCTAAAATGGAGAGAGAGGTAGACGCCCGGGGGCTGGACCCGAGGGCACTGTTTCTGCTTCCCTGACCCCGACACTAACAGGTTCTCTCCAGCTTGGGGGCGATTTGAGCAGAGCCCCCCCCTTACACACACCCTATCCCCTGCGGGTGAAGGAGAGTGCCCAGCCCCCTGTGGTCCCCGCAGGCGACCACTCACACTTCCGGAGGCGGCAGCCCTCAGGCCGCGGGATGGACGCGCGCGTCCGGGCGGCAGTGTAACTGGAGCCGTGGGGTCAGCGACCGGCGAGCGCGGCGCACCCTTCGGCTCAGACCGTGGATGGTGACCGCCCCCTCGGAGAGCCCTCGCAGACATGGCGGAGAGCTGGCTGCGCCTCCCGGGAGCGGGGCCGGCAGAGGAGGCCGCGCCCGAGAGCGGCCTAGAGGAGCCCGACGCCCTGGATGACAGCCTTACCAGCCTGCAGTGGCTGCAGGAGTTCTCCATTCTCAGCGCTAAGGCCCCCGCCCTGCCCCCGGGGGGCGCCGACCCCCACGGCTACCACCAGGTGCCAGGCTCGGTAGCGCCCGGGTCCCCCCTGGCGGCCGACCCCGCCTGCCTAGGGCCGCCGCACACGCCAGGCAAGCCCACTTCGTCCAGCACGTCGCGGAGCGCGCCCCCGGGAATGCAGGCCCCGCCCCCCGACGACGTGGACTACGCTACCAACCCGCATGTGAAACCGCCCTACTCGTACGCCACGCTCATCTGCATGGCAATGCAGGCCAGCAAGGCCACCAAGATCACCCTCTCGGCCATCTACAAGTGGATCACGGACAACTTCTGCTACTTCCGCCACGCTGATCCCACCTGGCAGGTAGGGGAGGCGCGGGCGGCGGCCgctccttccccacccctccctatGCCCTGATCTGGACTCCGTTCCCAGCACTCCCACCCTAGGACGCCCATCCCAGATCCGCCGGTTACTGCGGGGTCGCGGGGCAGCGGGGGCAGGACGAAGGCCGTCGAGGAGGTCCTCCAAGGAGCCCTGTTCTTGGAACTGCCCATCCCttgcagagagagaggagggagaattCAGGGCGCAGAGAGCCTTAGGGTGCAGATGTTGAGGCTCAAGGGAAGAACTTGTCCTTCATGCAGCAGGCCCAGTCTAAGACAAGGGCTAGACAATGCCTGGAACATAGCCTCCTGGAAGAGGTGGGGTGAGGGGGCACAAAATATTCTTATCCCAAGTCCTAGAATTCCTAGACACAGCCTTGCCCAAGGACAGTTTGTCAGGGCTGGACTCCAGAACGGAAGCTGGGGCATGGCCTTCCCCGCCAGGCGCTGCGAGGCGTGGCCTTTGCTGGCACTGGGGTCGGGGGAGGGCTAGGGCTGTGGGGTGTAAAGACCAGCTGTCCCCACCAAGGAGCATGGGGTCTTCATAGAGCTGCCATCCCAGCCCCGCGCTCCACCCCTGCCCAAGCTTCCTGCCTCTACTCTCCCCACCCCTCTTCTCAGCCAGCCTCCCCTGGGGGACAATTACCTGAGCCAGGTGCTCTCCACAGGGGCTCTGCCAGCCGCTCTGGCTTCATGTTCCAAGTCTCCAGAACCTGGCACAGAGCAGCCAAGGGGCCCTGGCCACCATATAAACATCCCAGCCTCACCAGGGGGACACTACCCACCTATACATCCCACTGTCCTGGCCCCAGACCCACTCCTCCCCCAGCATGGTTTCCACAAACCAAGTACCTACAAACCAATGAGGCAGGACGGTGGGCTTGAGACCAGACAGACACTGCCCTGAGAGTCTTCCATCAGCTGGATCAGAAGCTAACTGGGGACACAGGCCCCCAAGGACACCCAGGCTGGGCAGGGTGTCTTCCCTGGGTCCCTCATGGGGGCAGGCCACGGCATCCCAGTCCCAAGACTTCCTTCGTTTGCTTGGGCTCTGACCATTAGGCCCTGGGAAAGGAAGCAGAGACCCACATCCTGCCATACCCCAGGCACGGACCTGGGCCCTGGGAATGAGCCTGGGGCCCAGGAATGAGCACTATGCCATTGGCTGAGTAATAATCAACGAAGAGGGCCCTAGAGGGTGAGGGCCCAGGCCAGCAGCTGGCTCAACAAACAAGGAAAGTCACTAGTTCCCCCGTACCACATCCCTGCACGTGCACACATGGACAgacgtgcacacgcacacacacataccccatcGGTCGCCTAGCCCCCTCCTCACCCCACCCACTCACTTCACAAACAGAGCCAACCAGGCCCGGGAATCTGGAGATGGGGTCCAGGCCCTGGGGGAGCTGAGGGCTTTGGCCAGAGGCCTCAAGTGGTGGGgtaagggagggagggcaggtggTGGGAGGGTTAGGGGGCACTGAGAGCCACCCTGCAGCTCAGGCTCGGATGACTGAGCAAGCAGATATCCCGGCAACAGGGACAAAAGCCCCcgactgcactcccggctccccGTGCCCTGGCTGGTGTCCCAGCCGCCCAGTCAGACCAGCTCATCcatcctcccctcctcctcctccgtcGGGGAGGAGATGGCGGGTGCAAGAGAACCAGGTGCCACCCCACCACCAGCCCTTCCCACTGAGCTGACGGTCACTGTCTCTCTTCTGCTCTCTTTCTGTGCTCAGAATTCCATCCGCCACAACCTGTCCTTGAACAAGTGCTTCATCAAGGTGCCCCGGGAGAAGGACGAGCCAGGCAAGGGGGGCTTCTGGCGCATTGACCCCCAGTACGCAGAGCGGCTGCTGAGTGGGGCCTTCAAGAAGCGGCGGCTGCCCCCAGTCCACATCCACCCTGCCTTTGTCCGTCAGGCCTCACAGGAGCCCAGCACCGCCTCCTGGGCCAGGCCGCTGACCGTCAACACCGAGGCCCAGCAGCTGCTTCGGGAGTTCGAGGAGGCCACAGGGGAGGTGGGCTGGGCTTCCGGCGAGGGCAGGCCTGGGCACAAGCGCAAGCAGCCGCTGCCCAAGCGGGTGGCCAAGGTCCCAAGGCCACCCAGCACCCTGCTGCTGACCCAGGAGGAGCAGGGTGAGCTGGAGCCCCTCAAAGGCAACTTTGACTGGGAGGCCATCTTCACGCTGGATGGAGAGCTGGGCTCCCTGGAGGGCCTGGAGCTGAGCCCGCCACTGAGCCCTGCCTCACATGGTGACGTGGACCTCACCGTCCACGGCCACCACATCGACTGCCCCGCTACCTGGGGGCCCCCGGTAGAGCAGGCTGCCGACAGCCTGGACTTTGATGAGACCTTCCTGGCCACGTCCTTCCTGCAGCACCCCTGGGACGAGAGTGGCAGTGGCTGCCTGCCCCCAGAGCCCCTCTTTGAGGCTGGGGATGCCACCCTGGCTGCCGACCTACAGGACTGGACCAGCGTGGGCGCCTTCTTGTAAGAGGCCAGGCCCCACCCCACCTCGGGACAGCGCCCAAGTCAGGGCCCAGAACTGTCCCCCAGCACAGGCTCATGGACACCCCACCACTGAGGCAGAGTCTGTGCCAGGCCTCCCGAGTCTGGCCCCAAGAGGCCACACCGTCCCAGCCCGGGTGGCCTCAAATTCAAGCCCAGGAGGCTGAGAACTGGGAGCCCCGGATAGTGCCTCCCCAGCCCCACACATACCATACACACAGTGTTTCATAGAGCGCCTCTCCTCCACCCCAAGGACTGACCACAGGACCCTGTGCTGTGCCAGCGGGGCCTGAAGTGGCCCGGCCCAGGTGGGGAAGAACAGAACAGAGGCCTCCCCAGAGCACCCCAGCCTCAACACTGCTtctctccccccacctcccccctTCCCCAGGTCTCTATCCAGAGAAAGTTCCCAGGTACAACAGATACTAATTAGGTGACAGCAAATTAAGCCCTTGGAGGCCTCTCAGGGCAAAGCCTCcccggggtgggggggtggggcagCGGATGGGGGAGGTGGGCAGAGGACAGACATGGGGGCAGGGCAGGCAGAAGAGACAAATGCCTGGGAGTGCAGGGGGGACAAGGAGTTCTCTATGCCTCTGGGGTCTTTGCCTGGCCCCATCCTTAGGGGTCAAGCCGAGAATGTAAACGCTAATCTTTACATACTACTTGAAGCTGAGCACAGCGGCAGCAGGAAATTGGGGCTCTGGGTGGTCAGGGGTCAGGGGCAGCCAAGCTGAGGGGGAACAGACAGACTAATGTAGTGCACATAGCGATAGCTAGGACTTAACTGAGGGGAACGCCAAGCTGGCTGGAACCACTGGGACCAAGGGGGTGGGCAGTGGTCCCCTCCCCTGCCTGCACTTCAGGGGTGGGGTCCTCTCACACTTAGCCTCATGCTGTGTTCCACATCCACTCTTCTGCCCCATGGGACAATTTAACCTTTTTCATGGACAgttatttacaataaaaaaaatttaaaaataaaattttttaaaacctgAAAATAAGCTTGCTCTGGgcttttttgggaaaaaaagaagggaggagtttggggtggggggcagggggccTTCTCTTCCTGTCAGAGGAGGGCTTGGCTGGGAGGAAGGTGGGGGTGGCTACCGGGGGCCTCCAGAGGGGCCCGTGACAAACTCCCCACAGCCTTACTTTCCCCAGGGAGAACACGAGGGAGAGGTGGCCCTCGGGGGTGCCCTGAGTCCTGGGCCTCAGTGACTCCATCTGCGCAATGGGGAGAACTGCCCACAGCCCTGGGGGGCAGGCGACAAAGCAAGGAGGTGCAGGTCCCTCCACCCTGGCCCCTAGGGAATCACAAAGTCCCAAGTGTGCCCAGAGCCTGTCCCCCACCTCGAGGGCCTGCCCGGGCTCGCCCGCTCAAGCCCTGCGCCAGGCTCGGGCCTGCCTGCCCTGCTGGCCTCCCTTGGTCCTCTCCTGCATGGCGGGGTGTGAGGTCAGAGGCCCCAGCTCCCTGGGCCCCCACTACCCACCCTGGTGTGTGCACCCAACCAGTGCCTTCCCTCCTAGGCCCAACGCAGGCTTGAGGAACACCACCGGGAAGTTGGGCTGGGTGCTTAGACCCTTTCCCCCActtactcactcactcactcactcactcactcactcactcactccagTAGGCCCCCTCTGTGAGGGACCAGCCTGCCTGCCAGAGTGCTGATCTGGAAACTAAGGCACACCGTGTTTGGGGGACACTTTACCAGCAACTTTTAATCCCCTCATCCCATCTTGACCTGGAATCCACCTCCCTAGCCAGcacctcccacccccagccccacacACACCCCCGCCAGCGCAATTGTGCACgagtgtgcatacacacacacacacgcacattcaGAGGCATGCTGTcccacacagtcctgcccagtcTCCACTGACCCCCTtcattgcttctttctttttctgcccTCAGGCAGGCTCTAGGCCAAGCTGGCATTCACTAGGCTAACTTGCTGCTTTCACTTGCTAATTATTCCAAATATTTCAGCCTTACTGAGCCCAGAGCCCCCTCCCCACCACTGAGTAGAGTCCCTTCACTCCCCAAGCacctccttctccctctctctctccccactcccACCTGGCTTCCTTCTCCATTGCCCCAGCAAAGGCGACGCCAAGGGGGAGCAGGGGGGTTCCAGCCTTCTCCATATCAGCCTCCAGCCCTGGATTGATGGATGGGGCTTGTCACTGCTGCCCCTTCATCACCCCTGTGCCCTAGGCCCATGCTGGGAAGAGGGGCAAGGCCAGGGGCGGGCAGAACCGCCCCAGGGGATGAGCCAGCGCTGAAGAAGCAGAGCAGGGCGGTGTTCTCATCTGGGTACATTTGGGAATCaccctgctatggattgaattgtgtcccgccaaaatgtgtgtcaacttggctaaaccatgattttcagtattgtgtggttgtccaccattttgtcattgatgtgattttcctacgtgttataaatcctacctctgtgacggtaatgaggcaggattagaggcagcgatgttaatgaggcggactcaatctacaaggttagattgtattttggctcaacctcttttgagatacaaaaggtagaagcgagcagagagacagagggacctcaaaccaccaagaaagtagtgccaggagcagagagtatcctttggacctggggtctctgtgctaaGAAGTtcctagaacaggggaagattgatgacaaggaccttcctccagagctgacagagaaagccttcccctggagctgacgccctgaattcagactttaagcctcctaaactgtgagagaattaatttccatttgttaaagctaGCCActggcagtatttctgttatagcagcactagataactaagacacaggcaGAAGTTTCTGAAAACCTGTATACCCTCACTCCTAGAACATTCTCGCAGTCTCTAGGGGTTggacccagtagtttttgaaggCCCCAGGTGGTTCTGAAGTCAGGTCAAAGTTGAGAACCCTGCTCCAGGGGGGCTTCAAGCACAGGCTTCCCACCAGCCTTTCTGCCCACAGCACAGGGGTGGGAAAAGCACAAGTTTTAGAGCCGGTCTCTCCTTTtcaacagaagccctggtggtgcaatggttaagcacttggctgctaaccaaaagtttggaggttcgaacctaccagcagctctgcaggagaaaagacctggcaatctttcccataaagattgttgttctcggttctgactcacagtgacaacagaaggaaacaccgcctggtcctgtgccatcctcacaatcattgttatgcttgagcccattgtagccactgtgccaatccatctcattgagggtcttctctctttcactgaccctctattttacaaagcatgacgtcctcctccagggactggtccctcctgatgacatgtccaaagtatgtgagacaaagtcttgcctaggaaaccccacgtggcagttctactctgtcatatggggttaccatgagttgaaatcgacaacCGCTCCTGTTCGTCCCTGCCCTGTCCCTCAGTTATGTGGCTTTTTGTTCGCCCAAGATGTTCGTTTCCTTCACATTTATTTATaggttcaatgcaatcccaaccaAAAATAAATTTTGCACCTTTTGTGAATGCATTGCACCCATGACGCCCATTAGAAACACTTCAAAACAACGACACCCCTACATAGCCACAGTCCAAAAACCAGTGAGTTACCAAGGAACCAGCTgagactcgtggtgaccccatgcgcctcagagtagaactatgctccatagggttttcagt containing:
- the FOXJ1 gene encoding forkhead box protein J1, translated to MAESWLRLPGAGPAEEAAPESGLEEPDALDDSLTSLQWLQEFSILSAKAPALPPGGADPHGYHQVPGSVAPGSPLAADPACLGPPHTPGKPTSSSTSRSAPPGMQAPPPDDVDYATNPHVKPPYSYATLICMAMQASKATKITLSAIYKWITDNFCYFRHADPTWQNSIRHNLSLNKCFIKVPREKDEPGKGGFWRIDPQYAERLLSGAFKKRRLPPVHIHPAFVRQASQEPSTASWARPLTVNTEAQQLLREFEEATGEVGWASGEGRPGHKRKQPLPKRVAKVPRPPSTLLLTQEEQGELEPLKGNFDWEAIFTLDGELGSLEGLELSPPLSPASHGDVDLTVHGHHIDCPATWGPPVEQAADSLDFDETFLATSFLQHPWDESGSGCLPPEPLFEAGDATLAADLQDWTSVGAFL